The following coding sequences lie in one Drosophila sulfurigaster albostrigata strain 15112-1811.04 chromosome 2R, ASM2355843v2, whole genome shotgun sequence genomic window:
- the LOC133838033 gene encoding uncharacterized protein LOC133838033, with translation MSLWRWTIAAYMALVLILLLHFSNAQDQIGTDAPTSTATSSAAPLNENMESDRSSSRAGGSLVAHSDVYIARNQRECFETRNLVSCIKYKASKLIWKLATNGMGFFPNEYERELDKPRWLRLVQLGEPAEDIMIFNDAKSLEGDSELMRTFKFLKRSVETFGRNHGVQLVLPKETGARVLDESESRGARKKKKWLILLPLIILMKIAHLKMTVVTLLLGVLGMNILLVGGTGWLIHYLKYKTMCKIHPHLVQTHSHVYDSDPADYSQFLGSSFSNSYNPSSAHEVNANGYSKDWATSKAYNGYNYLDTISKRIH, from the exons ATGTCACTTTGGCGTTGGACTATCGCTGCCTACATGGCATTAGTGCTGATTCTACTGCTTCACTTCAGCAATGCACAGGATCAGATCGGCACAGATGCGCCCACATCAACGGCAACTTCATCTGCTGCTCCCCTCAATGAGAATATGGAATCGGATCGATCATCGTCACGAGCCGGAGGCTCTTTGGTTGCCCACAGTGATGTTTATATTGCGCGCAATCAGCGGGAATGCTTTGAGACGCGCAATTTGGTGTCCTGCATCAAATACAAGGCATCGAAGCTTATTTGGAAACTAGCCACCAACGGCATGGGCTTCTTCCCCAACGAATACGAGCGGGAGCTGGACAAGCCGCGCTGGCTGAGATTGGTGCAGCTGGGTGAACCAGCCGAAGATATAATGATATTCAATGATGCCAAGAGCCTGGAAG GGGACAGTGAGCTAATGCGAACTTTCAAGTTCCTCAAGCGGTCCGTTGAGACCTTTGGACGCAATCATGGCGTGCAACTGGTGCTGCCCAAGGAGACAGGCGCCAGGGTTTTGGATGAGTCTG AATCACGTGGCGCtcgaaagaagaagaagtggcTCATCCTTCTTCCTCTGATTATATTAATGAAGATTGCCCACTTGAAGATGACCGTGGTCACATTGCTATTGGGAGTTCTGGGCATGAATATATTACTGGTGGGCGGCACAGGTTGGCTCATTCACTATCTGAAGTACAAGACGATGTGCAAGATACATCCACACCTGGTGCAGACACATTCGCATGTCTATGACTCCGATCCAGCAGACTATTCGCAGTTCCTAGGCAGCAGCTTCTCCAACAGCTACAATCCGTCCAGTGCACATGAGGTGAATGCCAATGGCTATAGCAAAGACTGGGCCACGAGTAAGGCGTACAATGGCTATAACTATCTGGACACCATCAGCAAGCGGATACACTGA